A single window of Rhodospirillaceae bacterium DNA harbors:
- a CDS encoding phenylalanine--tRNA ligase subunit beta, which translates to MKFTEQWLKSHLKTSATTADISDRLTNLGLEVEEIIERKDLQGFMVAEIMEAKPHPDAQRLQICMVQAAPGQPLLQIVCGAPNARKGLKTVLGLPGMVVPSNGMVLKKSAIRGVESQGMLCSGQELKLSSDADGIVELPTDAPVGQAFVTYANLNDPVIHIAITPNRADCSAVYGVARDLAASGLGELIPLKTQSRKGSFKSPISWKIDLPTTASDRCPIVTGRHFRGLRNQSSPRWLQQRLQAIGQRPISALVDITNYLTYDLGRPLHLYDAQRLNGNLVIRLAKDKEVLPALDGQDYQLSTDDVVIADQQQVQGLAGIIGGRSAACELTTTEAFLEVAYFQPTTIARTGRRLNILSDARYRFERGVDPQSVTWGMDIATQMILDICGGEASDTVQAGQLPNLVRQIKFNPSQVTNLGGVTIPEAKMQQILTALGCAVAMASKIQDIWLVTPPSWRPDLQQGVDLVEEILRVIGYQQIVSTPLPAFTPNPLISPTIDKSKPVGQPGMTDMLAYQRQDMLKRLMVTRGYQEALTYSFLSPKAAELFGGKSPALTLTNPITVDLSVMRPSLLPNLLQAAVRNQNRGLKDWAVFEMGPIFQDITPQGQQPVLTGLQMGTTVRRHWTAPARVVDAFDVKGTLMTMLQAAGVSPEAITTEPPAANYYHPGRSGKLMMGKIMIGQFGEIHPRILQHYDMQGTAAGFELFLKDLPEAKIPQKSSLTLSPYQPVERDFALVVDANVPAEKLLRAMRQVDKQLIRKVELFDVYSGKGLADGKKSLAIGLVLQAADHTLTDEEITTLTNKILAAANKATGAVLRQ; encoded by the coding sequence ATGAAATTCACCGAACAATGGTTAAAAAGCCACCTCAAAACTTCCGCGACCACCGCTGACATCAGCGACCGCTTAACCAATTTAGGCTTAGAGGTTGAGGAAATAATCGAGCGAAAAGATCTGCAGGGATTTATGGTTGCCGAAATTATGGAGGCGAAACCCCACCCCGATGCCCAGCGCTTGCAAATTTGCATGGTTCAGGCTGCACCCGGCCAACCCTTGCTGCAAATTGTTTGTGGGGCGCCAAATGCCCGCAAAGGCCTAAAAACCGTATTGGGATTGCCCGGCATGGTTGTGCCCAGCAACGGCATGGTTTTAAAGAAAAGCGCCATCCGCGGGGTTGAATCCCAGGGCATGTTATGCTCGGGCCAGGAACTGAAATTATCCAGTGACGCTGATGGGATTGTTGAATTACCAACCGATGCGCCCGTTGGCCAAGCTTTTGTGACCTATGCTAACCTGAATGATCCGGTGATCCATATTGCCATTACCCCCAACCGGGCGGATTGCAGCGCCGTTTATGGCGTTGCCAGGGATTTGGCGGCCAGCGGACTTGGCGAACTCATCCCCTTGAAAACCCAGTCCCGCAAAGGTTCTTTCAAAAGCCCGATTAGCTGGAAAATAGATTTGCCAACGACCGCCAGCGATCGTTGCCCAATTGTTACCGGCAGGCATTTTCGTGGCTTACGTAATCAATCAAGCCCCCGTTGGCTGCAGCAAAGGCTGCAAGCCATTGGTCAGCGCCCGATTTCCGCCTTGGTCGATATCACCAATTATTTAACCTATGATCTGGGTCGCCCCCTTCATCTCTATGATGCCCAGCGCTTAAACGGGAATTTGGTCATAAGGTTGGCCAAAGACAAAGAGGTACTGCCAGCCCTAGATGGCCAGGACTATCAATTATCAACCGATGATGTGGTGATTGCCGATCAGCAGCAGGTGCAAGGATTGGCAGGCATTATTGGCGGGCGCAGCGCAGCTTGTGAACTGACCACAACCGAGGCCTTTTTGGAAGTTGCCTATTTTCAGCCAACCACTATTGCCCGCACCGGACGCCGACTGAATATTTTAAGTGACGCCCGGTACCGGTTCGAACGGGGCGTTGACCCACAATCTGTTACTTGGGGCATGGATATTGCCACGCAAATGATCCTGGATATCTGCGGCGGTGAAGCCAGTGATACCGTGCAAGCCGGGCAATTGCCCAACCTTGTCCGTCAAATCAAATTTAACCCAAGCCAAGTAACAAATTTAGGTGGCGTCACTATTCCTGAAGCCAAGATGCAGCAAATTTTAACTGCTTTGGGATGTGCTGTGGCTATGGCATCAAAAATACAGGATATTTGGTTAGTAACACCCCCCAGTTGGCGGCCTGATTTGCAACAAGGGGTGGATTTAGTGGAAGAGATATTGCGGGTCATTGGCTATCAGCAAATCGTTAGCACGCCCTTACCGGCTTTTACCCCTAACCCATTGATTTCCCCTACCATCGACAAAAGCAAACCTGTTGGCCAACCGGGCATGACGGATATGCTGGCTTACCAACGCCAAGACATGCTGAAACGCTTGATGGTGACGCGCGGCTATCAAGAAGCTTTAACCTATAGCTTTCTGTCCCCCAAGGCGGCTGAATTATTTGGGGGCAAGTCGCCTGCCTTAACTCTGACCAACCCCATCACGGTCGATTTATCGGTGATGCGACCAAGCCTATTGCCCAATTTACTGCAAGCGGCAGTGCGCAACCAAAACCGCGGCCTTAAGGATTGGGCGGTTTTTGAAATGGGGCCAATTTTTCAAGATATTACCCCGCAGGGTCAGCAACCGGTACTCACCGGGTTACAGATGGGCACCACCGTACGCCGCCATTGGACAGCGCCAGCACGGGTGGTTGACGCCTTTGATGTTAAAGGGACGTTGATGACTATGTTACAAGCCGCTGGGGTATCGCCTGAGGCCATTACCACCGAACCCCCAGCTGCAAACTATTATCACCCTGGCCGTTCCGGCAAATTGATGATGGGGAAAATCATGATCGGGCAATTTGGTGAAATCCACCCCCGTATCTTGCAGCATTATGATATGCAAGGCACAGCTGCTGGGTTTGAGTTGTTTTTAAAAGATTTACCGGAAGCGAAAATACCGCAAAAATCATCCCTGACCTTATCGCCCTATCAGCCAGTCGAACGGGATTTTGCGCTGGTGGTGGATGCAAACGTGCCTGCTGAAAAATTATTGCGGGCGATGCGCCAGGTTGATAAGCAATTGATCCGCAAAGTGGAACTGTTTGATGTTTATAGCGGCAAAGGATTAGCCGATGGCAAAAAATCCTTGGCGATTGGCTTGGTGTTGCAAGCAGCCGATCACACCCTAACCGATGAGGAGATTACCACTCTCACCAACAAAATCCTTGCCGCCGCTAACAAAGCCACCGGGGCGGTGCTGCGGCAATAA
- the pheS gene encoding phenylalanine--tRNA ligase subunit alpha has translation MSDISPPLTLTSIQVLHQQLLQQLEQVSSLADLEKIRPDLTGKKSPLTHMLKMLGQLPPDARKELGGFLNKVREEVATKLEERFASLQQLALDQKLMQEKQDVSLPPRPETVGKIHPITQVIEEVTQIFAKMGFELAEGPDIEREYYNFTALNFPEDHPARQMHDTFYLPPAYLPPAHDGKELGAVLLRTHTSPVQIHAMRQSAPPLRVLAPGRTYRCDSDATHSPMFHQVEGLVVDKKIHMGHLKACVIDFCQSFFGVRHLKARFRPSYFPFTEPSAEMDIGCLRRDGKLKIGEGDDWLEILGCGMVHPNVLKMGGINPEEYQGFAFGIGIERLGMLKYGIPDLRAFYDSDARWLQHYGFSPFDKPSSRMGI, from the coding sequence ATGTCTGATATTTCCCCTCCCCTTACCCTCACCAGCATACAGGTTCTGCATCAACAATTGCTGCAACAATTAGAGCAGGTTTCATCGCTTGCAGATCTTGAAAAAATTCGCCCCGATTTAACCGGCAAGAAATCGCCCTTAACCCATATGTTAAAAATGCTGGGGCAATTGCCGCCTGATGCGCGTAAGGAATTGGGCGGATTTTTAAATAAAGTACGCGAGGAAGTGGCCACAAAACTGGAAGAACGCTTCGCCAGCTTGCAACAACTTGCCTTAGATCAGAAGTTAATGCAAGAAAAGCAGGATGTCAGTTTGCCGCCTCGGCCGGAAACAGTTGGAAAAATCCACCCCATCACCCAGGTGATTGAGGAAGTGACGCAGATTTTTGCCAAAATGGGTTTTGAGTTGGCGGAAGGCCCTGATATCGAACGCGAATATTACAATTTCACCGCCCTTAATTTCCCGGAAGATCACCCCGCCCGGCAAATGCATGATACCTTTTATTTACCCCCTGCTTATTTACCCCCTGCCCATGACGGCAAGGAATTAGGGGCGGTTTTGTTGCGTACCCATACCTCACCCGTGCAAATCCATGCCATGCGACAATCAGCACCACCGTTGCGGGTATTGGCACCAGGCCGCACCTACCGCTGTGATTCGGATGCCACCCACAGCCCGATGTTTCATCAGGTTGAAGGCTTGGTGGTTGATAAAAAAATCCATATGGGTCATTTGAAGGCTTGCGTGATTGATTTTTGTCAGTCTTTCTTCGGTGTCCGTCATTTAAAAGCGCGCTTCCGCCCCAGTTATTTCCCGTTCACCGAACCGTCAGCCGAGATGGATATCGGTTGCTTGCGGCGGGACGGTAAATTAAAAATTGGCGAAGGCGATGATTGGCTGGAAATACTGGGCTGCGGCATGGTTCACCCGAACGTTTTAAAAATGGGAGGGATAAACCCCGAGGAATATCAAGGCTTTGCTTTTGGTATCGGCATTGAACGCCTAGGCATGCTGAAATACGGTATTCCCGATCTTAGGGCTTTTTACGATTCCGATGCCCGCTGGTTGCAGCATTATGGTTTTTCACCCTTTGATAAACCCAGTAGCAGGATGGGGATATAA
- the rplT gene encoding 50S ribosomal protein L20, protein MARVKRGVPGRARRKKVLAMAAGYRGRSSEVYSVALEKVEKALRYAYRDRRNKKRDFRSLWIQRINAGVRSHGITYSQFLHGIKLAGITLDRKILSDLATREPESFKTIVEKVKAAIPAKAAA, encoded by the coding sequence ATGGCTCGTGTAAAACGTGGTGTACCAGGGCGTGCTCGCCGCAAAAAAGTATTGGCGATGGCCGCTGGCTATCGTGGCCGTTCGTCTGAGGTTTATTCAGTTGCACTTGAAAAAGTTGAAAAGGCGCTTCGCTATGCGTACCGCGACCGCCGCAATAAAAAGCGTGATTTCCGCAGTTTGTGGATCCAACGGATTAATGCTGGCGTTCGTTCGCATGGCATTACCTATTCGCAATTCTTGCATGGCATTAAATTGGCAGGCATTACGTTAGACCGTAAAATTTTGTCTGATCTGGCAACGCGTGAGCCGGAATCATTTAAAACGATCGTGGAAAAAGTAAAGGCAGCTATTCCTGCCAAAGCAGCTGCCTAG
- the rpmI gene encoding 50S ribosomal protein L35, translating to MPKMKTKSGAKKRFALTGSGKVKMYPSQRRHRQVSRPKKMKRQHRGPELMNVADEHFVKRYYFPNG from the coding sequence ATGCCCAAGATGAAAACCAAAAGCGGCGCCAAAAAACGCTTTGCGTTGACCGGCAGCGGGAAGGTTAAAATGTACCCCTCGCAGCGGCGCCACCGGCAAGTGAGCCGCCCCAAGAAAATGAAACGTCAACATCGTGGCCCGGAATTGATGAATGTGGCCGATGAACATTTCGTTAAACGTTATTATTTTCCAAACGGTTAG
- a CDS encoding molybdopterin molybdotransferase MoeA, producing MKPGLISYHDALGIIQQQSRLSLTETLPLAKGRGHFLAEEFKAPFPLPRFINAGLDGFTLVSSHTHAASTTNPISIPVVGTVTAGQSVSPPPFRTPKAFEINTGAPLPAGYDTVLPVEEAIYSPTPSPHLTISTALKASQNVRQVGSDVKTGQFLLSKGQPLHAAELAVLAAFGQDTVKTSMMPTLHFLATGDELLSSPHQAMAGGKIYNSSLPMIDCLCAELSLPFKAYPPMADRAELWQQNIEKIILKEKPGLIITTGAVSKGKYDLIPSTIENMGGEVLFHGVAIRPGKPILFAELPNGHYFFGLPGNPVSTVIGFRFFILPFLRHLLGQPQEQPLTAVLTNDYHKNSRLKQFLKAYGAVDNQAQFKAEILAGQESFKIQPLLKTNGWIIADESDNVLSAGMKKGFYPWLPAFI from the coding sequence ATGAAACCCGGATTAATTAGCTATCACGATGCCCTGGGGATTATCCAACAACAATCGCGCTTATCGCTAACGGAAACGCTTCCTTTAGCAAAAGGCCGAGGGCATTTTTTGGCAGAAGAGTTCAAGGCACCTTTTCCCCTGCCTCGCTTTATCAATGCTGGCCTGGATGGATTTACTTTAGTATCCAGCCATACCCATGCGGCCTCAACCACTAACCCTATTTCCATTCCGGTGGTGGGCACCGTTACAGCCGGACAAAGTGTATCACCACCACCCTTTCGCACCCCAAAAGCTTTTGAAATTAATACCGGGGCCCCTTTGCCTGCAGGGTATGATACAGTGCTACCGGTTGAGGAAGCCATTTATTCTCCAACCCCTTCCCCTCACCTAACCATCAGCACAGCTTTAAAGGCTTCACAGAATGTTCGCCAAGTCGGCAGCGATGTGAAGACAGGACAATTTTTGTTGTCTAAAGGTCAGCCCTTACATGCAGCTGAATTGGCTGTTCTAGCAGCGTTTGGGCAAGACACCGTGAAAACGTCAATGATGCCAACCCTGCATTTTCTGGCAACGGGTGATGAGTTGCTATCTTCCCCCCACCAGGCAATGGCAGGTGGTAAAATCTACAACAGCAGTTTGCCAATGATTGATTGTTTATGTGCTGAATTATCCTTGCCCTTCAAGGCCTATCCACCGATGGCCGACCGGGCGGAATTATGGCAGCAAAATATTGAAAAAATTATCCTTAAGGAAAAACCCGGTCTGATTATTACAACCGGCGCTGTTTCCAAAGGTAAATATGATCTGATCCCCTCCACAATTGAGAATATGGGGGGGGAAGTTTTATTCCATGGTGTGGCTATCCGCCCCGGGAAACCCATCTTATTTGCCGAATTACCAAATGGCCATTATTTTTTCGGCCTGCCGGGCAACCCGGTTTCAACCGTGATCGGTTTTCGTTTTTTTATTCTGCCGTTTTTAAGGCATTTGCTAGGACAACCTCAAGAACAGCCCTTAACTGCCGTGCTTACCAATGATTATCATAAAAATAGCCGCTTGAAACAGTTCTTAAAGGCTTACGGGGCTGTTGATAATCAGGCACAGTTCAAGGCAGAAATTCTTGCGGGGCAAGAATCTTTCAAAATTCAGCCTTTACTTAAAACCAACGGCTGGATTATAGCCGATGAAAGCGATAATGTTTTATCAGCAGGCATGAAAAAAGGATTTTATCCTTGGCTGCCTGCCTTTATATAA
- a CDS encoding alkene reductase: MVGLFDPLKIGELTIPNRIIMAPLTRSRAGQERIPNALMAKYYQQRASAGLIIAEATSISPMGVGYADTPGIWSSAQIEGWKLTTQAVHQAQGRIFLQLWHVGRISDPIFLNGKLPVAPSAIAAPGHVSLLRPQRPYVVPRALEPKEIPDIIESYRQAAYNAKVAGFDGVEIHGANGYLLDQFLHESTNQRHDRYGGSLENRARLMLEVTDAAISVWGAKRVGVHLSPRSDKLPDEDTHLVETFRYVAAELGKRQIGFIFVRESLKEGRLGLEIKKAFGGVYIANQKITKELAEHALKNNQADAVAFGNLFISNPDLPRRFSLNAPLNPSDPATFYTPGAKGYVDYPALQGTFDETRIN, encoded by the coding sequence TTGGTCGGTTTATTTGACCCTCTTAAAATTGGCGAGCTAACCATTCCCAATCGTATTATCATGGCCCCGTTGACCCGCAGTCGAGCAGGACAAGAACGTATCCCCAATGCGTTGATGGCTAAATATTACCAGCAACGCGCCTCAGCCGGTTTAATTATAGCGGAGGCCACGTCGATCTCCCCGATGGGGGTTGGCTATGCAGATACCCCTGGAATTTGGTCATCTGCCCAAATCGAGGGCTGGAAATTAACAACACAAGCCGTTCATCAGGCACAAGGGCGCATTTTTCTGCAATTGTGGCATGTAGGCCGTATTTCTGATCCCATTTTTTTAAACGGGAAATTACCGGTTGCCCCCAGTGCCATCGCCGCCCCCGGCCATGTTAGCCTGCTGCGGCCACAACGGCCGTATGTTGTCCCGAGGGCTTTGGAACCCAAGGAAATACCCGATATTATCGAATCATACCGGCAAGCGGCTTATAACGCTAAAGTCGCTGGATTTGATGGGGTTGAAATTCATGGGGCCAACGGTTATCTGCTTGATCAATTTTTGCATGAAAGCACCAACCAACGTCATGATCGTTATGGTGGTTCCCTTGAAAATCGCGCCCGTTTGATGCTGGAGGTAACGGATGCCGCAATCTCCGTTTGGGGAGCCAAGCGGGTTGGGGTACATCTGTCTCCCCGCAGCGATAAATTACCCGATGAAGACACGCATTTGGTTGAAACTTTCCGCTATGTCGCCGCAGAATTAGGCAAACGCCAAATTGGCTTCATTTTTGTTCGCGAATCCTTAAAAGAAGGTCGGTTGGGGCTTGAAATCAAAAAAGCTTTCGGTGGTGTTTATATAGCTAATCAAAAAATTACCAAAGAACTGGCTGAGCACGCTTTAAAAAACAACCAGGCAGATGCCGTAGCATTTGGTAACTTATTCATCTCTAATCCTGATTTACCCCGTCGCTTTTCATTGAATGCACCTTTAAACCCATCCGACCCTGCGACTTTTTATACCCCTGGGGCCAAGGGATATGTTGATTATCCAGCTTTACAAGGAACATTTGATGAAACCCGGATTAATTAG
- the moaC gene encoding cyclic pyranopterin monophosphate synthase MoaC, whose protein sequence is MIDVGDKQATFRQAVATGYITLSPHVFKQVVERRLPKGDALILAEIAGIQAAKMTAQLIPLCHPLPIEKIKVWLKPDRNNSSIHAYGLVRTHYKTGVEMEALQAVSGALLTVYDLTKMLDSLLVIHQIKLIYKEGGKNGLWQNQEYVPQWLKPEIEKR, encoded by the coding sequence ATGATTGATGTTGGAGATAAGCAGGCAACCTTTCGCCAAGCAGTGGCCACCGGCTATATCACCCTTAGCCCTCATGTTTTTAAGCAGGTGGTCGAACGCCGCCTGCCTAAGGGAGATGCTTTGATTTTAGCAGAAATTGCTGGCATCCAAGCAGCCAAGATGACCGCCCAGTTAATTCCCCTATGCCATCCCTTACCCATCGAAAAAATAAAGGTTTGGCTAAAACCGGACCGCAACAATTCTTCTATCCATGCCTATGGCCTGGTGCGTACCCATTATAAAACTGGCGTGGAAATGGAGGCATTGCAAGCCGTATCCGGTGCTCTATTAACGGTTTATGATTTAACCAAAATGTTGGATAGCCTTTTAGTGATTCATCAGATTAAATTGATATATAAAGAGGGCGGGAAAAATGGCTTGTGGCAGAATCAGGAATATGTTCCACAGTGGTTGAAGCCAGAAATAGAAAAAAGATAA
- the moaA gene encoding GTP 3',8-cyclase MoaA, translating to MLQDLFGRSFPYLRLSITDSCNFRCRYCLPNGYENKGKQQFLTVDEISRLVRGFAALGVWKIRLTGGEPTIRTDLPHIIEAIRSIPQITHIALTTNGYNLLQKAVLYYEAGVRYLNVSIDSLDPKKFQEITGQNKLLEILEGIDLAKKIGFQKIKINAVLMKEYNDQDISQFIEWVRNRSFSIRFIELMETGHTKEFFQKHHVSGQVVEDFLLNSGWQEIPRAVAAGPAREFSHPKFQGTIGLITPYGKNFCASCNRLRVSAKGGLQLCLFGDGRHDLRPLLQHDDQLSALQKAIIGALNLKEETHRLQQGHTGITPHLASIGG from the coding sequence TTGCTGCAGGATCTTTTTGGGCGATCATTTCCTTATTTAAGGCTTTCCATAACGGATTCCTGCAATTTTCGCTGTAGGTATTGTTTGCCTAATGGATATGAGAATAAGGGCAAACAACAATTTTTAACAGTGGATGAAATTAGTAGGTTAGTGCGTGGATTCGCGGCTTTAGGAGTTTGGAAAATTCGTTTAACAGGGGGAGAGCCAACTATCCGTACGGACTTACCTCATATCATTGAAGCCATCCGTTCTATCCCCCAAATTACCCACATTGCCCTAACCACCAATGGATATAATTTATTACAAAAAGCCGTTTTATATTATGAAGCAGGCGTGCGTTATTTAAACGTCAGCATCGATTCGCTTGACCCCAAAAAATTCCAAGAAATCACCGGCCAAAACAAATTGCTGGAAATCCTGGAGGGCATTGATTTGGCAAAAAAGATAGGGTTCCAAAAAATTAAAATAAATGCGGTTCTAATGAAAGAGTATAACGACCAAGACATCAGCCAATTCATAGAATGGGTTAGAAATAGATCTTTCAGCATCCGTTTTATTGAATTGATGGAAACCGGCCATACAAAAGAATTTTTTCAAAAACACCATGTATCTGGCCAAGTGGTTGAAGATTTCTTATTAAATAGCGGTTGGCAGGAAATCCCCCGGGCAGTTGCGGCTGGCCCTGCCCGCGAATTTTCACACCCTAAATTTCAAGGAACCATTGGGCTAATTACCCCTTACGGAAAGAATTTTTGCGCGAGTTGTAACCGTTTGCGGGTAAGCGCTAAGGGTGGGCTACAATTATGCCTTTTCGGTGATGGGCGTCATGACTTAAGACCATTGTTGCAACATGATGACCAGTTATCTGCCCTACAAAAAGCCATTATCGGCGCCTTAAACCTAAAAGAAGAAACCCACCGTTTGCAACAGGGTCATACCGGTATTACGCCGCACCTTGCTTCAATCGGAGGATAA